In Bacillus sp. KH172YL63, one genomic interval encodes:
- a CDS encoding ParA family protein has protein sequence MGRIVAVTNQKGGVGKTTTSVNLGACLAYIGKKVLLVDIDPQGNATSGVGVEKGDVQQCIYDVLVDDVDVKETIKQSKVENLSIVPATISLAGAEIELVPTISREVRLKKALEKVKDEYDYVIIDCPPSLGLLTINALTASDAVVIPVQCEYYALEGLSQLLSTVRLVQKHLNHDLMIDGVLLTMLDARTNLGIQVIEEVKKYFQDKVYRTIIPRNVRLSEAPSHGEPIIIYDAKSRGAEVYLELAKEVVANG, from the coding sequence TTGGGCAGAATCGTAGCCGTAACAAACCAAAAAGGCGGCGTGGGGAAGACCACGACATCCGTAAATTTGGGGGCTTGTTTAGCTTATATAGGGAAAAAGGTTTTACTGGTGGATATCGATCCTCAAGGAAACGCGACGAGTGGTGTCGGTGTTGAAAAAGGCGATGTGCAGCAGTGCATTTATGATGTATTGGTGGATGATGTAGACGTAAAGGAAACGATCAAGCAGTCGAAAGTGGAAAATCTGTCGATCGTTCCTGCGACGATCTCACTTGCGGGAGCAGAAATTGAACTCGTCCCGACAATTTCCCGGGAAGTGCGTCTGAAAAAAGCGCTGGAGAAAGTAAAGGATGAATATGACTATGTCATCATTGACTGTCCTCCTTCGTTAGGGCTTTTGACGATCAATGCGCTGACCGCTTCGGATGCGGTCGTCATTCCGGTTCAGTGTGAATATTACGCACTTGAAGGATTAAGTCAGCTGCTCAGCACCGTCCGATTGGTCCAGAAGCACTTGAATCATGATTTGATGATCGATGGAGTGCTGTTGACGATGCTTGATGCCAGAACGAATCTCGGCATCCAGGTCATTGAAGAGGTTAAAAAGTATTTCCAAGATAAAGTGTATCGCACAATTATTCCTCGTAACGTTCGTTTAAGTGAAGCACCCAGTCATGGTGAACCGATCATCATCTATGATGCGAAGTCCAGGGGAGCGGAAGTTTATTTAGAACTGGCAAAGGAAGTGGTGGCGAATGGCTAA